AGAAGGTGGCCCTGGTGGCCTGCATGCGCAAGCTCCTTACCATCCTCAACGCTATGCTCAAACATAAGACCCCTTGGCATCTTTCTCCTAAGGTGATTTATGCCTAACTCTAAAGACGGTTGCTGAGCGAAGTCCGTACTCGGACGCAGTCGAAGAATCTGTTGCCACTGGAACCCAGGCCTCATTTTCTCCTAGGCCACCCCACATCTTATGTAAGGGCGAGGTTATCTCGCCCCCCCTTATTTCAGCGAAAGTCGGAATCCAGTCCTCTTATCTTTGAGAGGGCGACTGTTAACTCCTCTACACTTCCCGCTCCTCTCCCGCCCTTGCTACAATACCCCTTTAACCAACAACCCGAAGGTGCCTCCCTATGACCCTCCCCGCCTCCGACATGCCTCCCGCCTACAACCCCGCCCAGGTGGAAGGCCCCATATACCAGTCCTGGATGGACAAGGGTTACTTCAAGCCGCGCATACCTTCTAGCGGGGGGCGGAAGCCTGCCCTGAGCGCAGTCGAAGGGAAGCCCTTCGTCATCATCATGCCGCCGCCCAACGTAACCGGCGAGCTCCACCTCGGCCACGCCCTCACCGCCGCCATCGAGGACATGCTCGCACGATGGCATCGAATGAAGGGCGAGCCGACGCTCCTCCTCCCCGGCACCGACCACGCCGGCATCGCCACCCAGGTGGTCGTCGAGCGCGATCTCGCCAAGGAAGGCGAGACCTCCCGCCTCGCCCTGGGCCGCCAGGAGTTTGAGCGGCGCGTCTGGCAGTGGGTCGACAGATACGGCAGCCGCATCAACGAGCAGATCAAGCGCCTCGGCACCTCTTGCGACTGGTCCCGCAAAGCCTTTACCCTCGACCCCGGCCCCAGCAAAGCCGTCCGCACCACCTTCGTCAACCTCTATAACAAGGGCCTTATCTATCGAGGCGAGCGCATCATCAACTGGTGCGTCCGATGCGCCACCGCCCTCTCTGACCTCGAGACCGTCCACCAGCCTACCAGCGGCAAGCTCTATTATGTCAACTACCCCCTGGCCGACGGCAAAGGCCATATCACCGTCGCCACCACGCGACCCGAGACTATGCTTAGCGACACCGCCGTCGCCGTTAACCCCAAGGACAAGCGCTACAAGCGTCTCGTCGGCAAGACCGCCCTCCTTCCCATCCTTAACCGCCCCATCCCCATCGTCGCTGACAACGCCGTGGATCCCTCCTTCGGCACCGGCGCCGTAAAAGTCACCCCCGGCCATGACCCCACCGACTTCGACATCGGCCAGCGCCATAACCTCCCTATCCGCATCGCCATCGGCTTCGACGGCAAGATGACCGCCGAGGCCGGACCCTTCCAGGGCCTGGACCGCTTCAAGGCCCGCCAGGCCGTCGTCGAACGCCTCGAGCAAGACGGCCTGTTGGAAAAAACGGAGCCTTACCAGCACTCCGTCGGCCACTGCCAGCGATGCAACACCGTCGTCGAGCCCCTGGTCAGCAAGCAGTGGTTCGTAAAAGTCGGCAGCCACACGGAGCCCGACTCCATCGCCGGTCGCGCCTACGCCGCCGTCGCTGACGGTCGCATCCAAATCGTCCCCGAGCGATTCGCCAAGGTCTACAACAACTGGATGGAGAACATCCGCGACTGGTGCATCAGCCGACAGCTCTGGTGGGGCCATCGCATCCCCGTCTGGTACTGCGACAAAGCCCACATGACCGTCGCCATCGAAAACCCCGCCGCCTGCGCCAACTGC
The DNA window shown above is from SAR202 cluster bacterium and carries:
- a CDS encoding IS110 family transposase, with amino-acid sequence KVALVACMRKLLTILNAMLKHKTPWHLSPKVIYA